One window of the Anaeromyxobacter dehalogenans 2CP-C genome contains the following:
- a CDS encoding CheR family methyltransferase — translation MDLETYQAFQRIAHERAGIFLRPGKSALVQARLARRLRELGLGSERDYLERLRRDAGDELVRFLDAISTNFTQFFREPDHFETLVQWVRVARRAGQRRFRVWCAGCSSGEEPYTAAMVLEPELEGCDWRILATDLSTRVLARAAEAAYLDDEVAAIPAPLRARCLAARPGPGGATLHEVVPRLRERVVLRRLNLAEHPYPMQGPLDAVFCRNVMIYFDRPMRAGLVEEIERLLRPGAPLFVGHSETLAGLATRLRSERPSVYRMPEAG, via the coding sequence GTGGACCTGGAGACGTACCAGGCGTTCCAGCGCATCGCCCACGAGCGGGCCGGGATCTTCCTGCGCCCGGGGAAGTCGGCGCTGGTGCAGGCGCGCCTGGCGCGGCGGCTGCGCGAGCTCGGGCTCGGCTCGGAGCGCGACTACCTCGAGCGCCTGCGCCGCGACGCGGGCGACGAGCTGGTGCGCTTCCTCGACGCCATCTCCACCAACTTCACCCAGTTCTTCCGCGAGCCGGATCACTTCGAGACCCTGGTGCAGTGGGTGCGGGTCGCCCGCCGGGCCGGTCAGCGGCGCTTCCGGGTGTGGTGCGCGGGCTGCTCGTCCGGCGAGGAGCCCTACACCGCCGCGATGGTGCTCGAGCCCGAGCTGGAGGGCTGCGACTGGCGCATCCTCGCGACCGACCTGTCCACCCGCGTGCTGGCGCGCGCGGCCGAGGCGGCCTACCTCGACGACGAGGTCGCCGCCATCCCCGCGCCGCTGCGGGCCCGCTGCCTCGCGGCGCGGCCCGGGCCCGGGGGCGCCACGCTCCACGAGGTCGTGCCGCGCCTGCGCGAGCGGGTGGTGCTCCGCCGCCTCAACCTGGCGGAGCACCCGTACCCGATGCAGGGGCCGCTCGACGCGGTCTTCTGCCGGAACGTGATGATCTACTTCGACCGGCCCATGCGCGCCGGGCTGGTCGAGGAGATCGAGCGGCTGCTGCGCCCGGGCGCGCCGCTGTTCGTCGGCCACTCGGAGACGCTGGCCGGGCTCGCCACGCGGCTGCGCAGCGAGCGCCCCTCGGTGTACCGGATGCCGGAGGCCGGGTGA
- a CDS encoding STAS domain-containing protein: MRIELPEDVTIARAEALRALLLEAIGRGEELVVGAGAVASVDAAGLQVLCAAARSAAALGVRLALDARSDALAAAVARCGLERAPGGCWLAAEGRDA, encoded by the coding sequence ATGCGGATCGAGCTGCCGGAGGACGTGACCATCGCGCGGGCGGAGGCGCTGCGGGCGCTGCTGCTCGAGGCGATCGGGCGCGGGGAGGAGCTCGTGGTGGGCGCCGGGGCGGTCGCGTCGGTGGACGCGGCGGGGCTGCAGGTGCTGTGCGCGGCCGCTCGCAGCGCTGCGGCGCTCGGGGTGCGGCTCGCGCTGGACGCGCGCAGCGACGCGCTCGCGGCCGCGGTGGCGCGGTGCGGGCTCGAGCGCGCGCCCGGGGGATGCTGGCTGGCCGCGGAGGGCCGAGATGCCTAG
- a CDS encoding response regulator has protein sequence MPRCVLVVDDSASVRLAERVVLTGAGYEVLEAVDGQDALAKLAARPVQLVLTDLNMPNLDGVGLIRAVRADPAHRLTPVVMVTTESEQARKQEGKAAGATGWIVKPFSPEQLLAVAARLLGA, from the coding sequence ATGCCTAGGTGCGTGCTGGTGGTGGACGACTCGGCGAGCGTGCGGCTCGCGGAGCGGGTGGTGCTCACCGGGGCGGGGTACGAGGTGCTCGAGGCGGTGGACGGGCAGGACGCGCTCGCGAAGCTCGCGGCGCGCCCGGTGCAGCTCGTGCTCACCGATCTGAACATGCCCAACCTCGACGGCGTCGGGCTCATCCGCGCCGTCCGCGCCGACCCCGCGCACCGGCTGACGCCGGTGGTGATGGTGACCACCGAGTCGGAGCAGGCGCGCAAGCAGGAGGGCAAGGCGGCCGGCGCCACCGGGTGGATCGTGAAGCCGTTCAGCCCCGAGCAGCTCCTCGCCGTGGCCGCGCGCCTGCTGGGCGCCTGA
- a CDS encoding chemotaxis protein, whose translation MEAVPSGPAPEAPAALLEATRAQLRGVAERLSAFLHGSEDVFLEAGQRLGALAGRARGMVDAARRAAGPGDAEDGADPGAVLAPALERLASYLGDSRAGAARQREALERVGGRADALAAAGGALADVPRTLRALGVSTRIENCRAEVPNAGVETVASDVRRLADDVEARFAAMVARAGELARAVAAARGAAEAFAGRERAWSDRMLADTQQALAALRALAAAQAGVVAGAADASAGIAASASSVVVGLQGHDATRQILEHAAEALRAFDAEAGGGRAGEAPDAPAWLAEAAGVCRLAGAQLGGARARLLEALEAIRGSLGAMASRADALGRDLGLVAGDGVEGSPVARVERGVGAATLTLAEHLAQARAGAESARRVAEAVGGIAEQVRATRAIGHAVKIIALNALVETERAGVGGRVLAVLAREIQLLAAEVVRRTDEVSASLGAITSAAAALEVDRSAAAATEGEALSAALGALVARLGARHLALAAGTRRLREDGAALRREVDEVAARLARQLELARGLDALERELASAGARAAAGAGAAAPAARAAGRAALERYTMSSERDVHARVTGEGAIAPAAARGGAPSAGQDLGANVELF comes from the coding sequence ATGGAAGCCGTTCCGTCCGGACCGGCGCCGGAGGCCCCGGCGGCACTGCTCGAGGCGACGCGCGCGCAGCTGCGCGGCGTGGCCGAGCGCCTGTCGGCGTTCCTCCATGGCTCGGAGGACGTGTTCCTCGAGGCCGGCCAGCGCCTCGGAGCGCTGGCGGGGCGGGCCCGCGGGATGGTGGACGCGGCGCGCCGCGCGGCCGGGCCGGGCGACGCCGAGGACGGCGCCGACCCGGGGGCGGTGCTGGCGCCGGCGCTCGAGCGCCTCGCGTCGTACCTGGGCGACAGCCGGGCCGGCGCCGCGCGCCAGCGCGAGGCGCTGGAGCGGGTGGGGGGGCGCGCCGACGCGCTCGCCGCGGCGGGCGGCGCGCTCGCCGACGTGCCGCGCACCCTGCGGGCGCTGGGGGTGAGCACGCGGATCGAGAACTGCCGGGCGGAGGTCCCGAACGCGGGCGTGGAGACGGTCGCGTCCGACGTGCGCCGGCTGGCCGACGACGTCGAGGCGCGCTTCGCGGCCATGGTCGCGCGCGCCGGCGAGCTCGCCCGGGCGGTGGCGGCGGCCCGCGGCGCGGCCGAGGCGTTCGCCGGGCGCGAGCGGGCCTGGTCGGACCGGATGCTGGCCGACACGCAGCAGGCGCTCGCGGCGCTGCGGGCGCTCGCCGCGGCGCAGGCCGGGGTGGTCGCCGGCGCGGCGGACGCGTCCGCCGGGATCGCGGCCAGCGCGTCCAGCGTGGTGGTGGGCCTGCAGGGGCACGACGCCACCCGCCAGATCCTGGAGCACGCGGCGGAGGCCCTGCGCGCCTTCGACGCAGAGGCCGGCGGCGGCAGGGCGGGCGAGGCCCCCGACGCGCCGGCCTGGCTCGCCGAGGCGGCGGGGGTGTGCCGGCTCGCCGGCGCGCAGCTGGGCGGGGCGCGGGCGCGGCTGCTGGAGGCGCTCGAGGCCATCCGCGGGAGCCTGGGCGCCATGGCGTCGCGCGCCGATGCGCTCGGCCGCGACCTGGGGCTGGTCGCGGGCGACGGCGTCGAGGGCTCGCCGGTCGCGCGGGTGGAGCGCGGGGTGGGCGCAGCGACGCTCACCCTGGCCGAGCACCTCGCGCAGGCGCGCGCCGGCGCGGAGTCGGCGCGGCGGGTCGCCGAGGCGGTGGGCGGGATCGCCGAGCAGGTCCGCGCGACGCGGGCCATCGGACACGCGGTGAAGATCATCGCGCTGAACGCGCTGGTGGAGACGGAGCGGGCGGGCGTCGGCGGGCGGGTGCTGGCGGTGCTCGCGCGCGAGATCCAGCTGCTGGCGGCGGAGGTGGTGCGGCGCACCGACGAGGTGTCCGCCTCGCTCGGGGCGATCACCTCGGCCGCCGCGGCGCTCGAGGTGGACCGCTCGGCCGCGGCCGCCACCGAGGGCGAGGCGCTCTCGGCGGCGCTGGGCGCGCTCGTCGCCCGGCTGGGCGCGCGCCACCTCGCGCTCGCGGCCGGCACCCGGCGGCTGCGCGAGGACGGCGCGGCGCTGCGGCGCGAGGTGGACGAGGTGGCGGCGCGGCTGGCGCGGCAGCTCGAGCTGGCGCGCGGGCTGGACGCGCTCGAGCGCGAGCTGGCGAGCGCCGGCGCGCGCGCGGCGGCGGGGGCGGGCGCGGCGGCCCCGGCGGCGCGGGCGGCCGGGCGGGCCGCGCTGGAGCGCTACACGATGTCGTCGGAGCGCGACGTCCACGCGCGCGTGACGGGCGAGGGCGCGATCGCGCCGGCGGCGGCGCGCGGCGGGGCGCCCTCGGCCGGCCAGGACCTGGGCGCCAACGTCGAGCTGTTCTGA
- a CDS encoding methyl-accepting chemotaxis protein — protein MKTRSTHNGKLIFAGFLAANVLAVAIGATSFLTVRRLSASLTAVSQEELPAALALARARAASHGVMRAANAMMSPRISGDAETREAMFTLTERSVRDLAEARKTFDALPHAAAERETWGRVTASLDAWSGLVTAYLDAVRQRELQLTPEADERCWTGYQRLRGKLLEFAPLLDGMIEASGKDALALEAESAAVARRSQLTVAILVIAGSVAMLAIAWFLARRVSRAIGAVVAETGRLSAAVEAGRLDVRGDLARVDPDFRPVVQGLNATMEAYAGPIRMAADCVTRIAQGEIPAPITDRYEGDFDRIKQALNGCSASLSSVLGAMEAMGRAQGEGDIEAFVEEERFQGVYRSVAASMNGAVRTHVSAILEMLTTFGAYGEGDFEPRLAPRKGKQVVANETCDRIRDNLRAVAAEVQALTAAAAEGRLATRADAARFQGDWRTLVEGVNGTLDAIVGPLKVASNAVDAISRGAIPPPVAEPWTGDFIRLKDHLNGCIGAVNALVADANALAEAAVAGRLDARSDASRHQGDFRRIVEGVNRTLDAVLAPVEEAARVLEKLAHRDLRARVQGSYQGDHARIAESVNGTATALHDALAQVNETVQQVSSAAAQIAASSQAVASGASQQASSLEQTSSSIEEVSGMTKQSSDNAQQANQLAVTARGAATDGATAVEQMQGAMARIKASAEGTAQIIKDINEIAFQTNLLALNAAVEAARAGEAGRGFAVVAEEVRSLALRSKEAATKTEALIRDSVKQAGEGEVTARHVAGKLGEIVQGIGKVTDIVSEIAAAAREQSAGIEQVNKAIAEMDKVTQQNAASAEESSSAASELSGQSEELAAMVGAFQLDRARAAAPRRPAAAPARPAAPSPGLRPRNGAGAAGANGAAPAAGARALAEQAFPMEDDADIRDF, from the coding sequence ATGAAGACCCGAAGCACCCACAACGGGAAGCTCATCTTCGCGGGGTTCCTCGCGGCGAACGTCCTGGCGGTCGCGATCGGCGCGACCTCGTTCCTCACGGTGCGGCGCCTCTCCGCGTCGCTCACCGCCGTCAGCCAGGAGGAGCTGCCGGCCGCCCTGGCGCTGGCGCGGGCGCGGGCGGCGAGCCACGGGGTCATGCGCGCCGCCAACGCGATGATGAGCCCGCGGATCTCCGGCGACGCCGAGACGCGCGAGGCCATGTTCACGCTCACCGAGCGCTCCGTCCGCGACCTGGCGGAGGCGCGGAAGACGTTCGACGCGCTGCCGCACGCCGCCGCGGAGCGGGAGACGTGGGGCCGCGTGACCGCGTCGCTCGACGCCTGGAGCGGCCTCGTGACCGCCTACCTGGACGCCGTCCGGCAGCGGGAGCTGCAGCTCACGCCGGAGGCCGACGAGCGCTGCTGGACGGGCTACCAGCGGCTCCGCGGGAAGCTGCTCGAGTTCGCGCCGCTGCTGGACGGGATGATCGAGGCCTCCGGCAAGGACGCCCTCGCCCTCGAGGCGGAGTCGGCCGCGGTCGCGCGGCGCAGCCAGCTCACGGTGGCGATCCTGGTGATCGCCGGGTCCGTCGCCATGCTGGCCATCGCTTGGTTCCTGGCGCGGCGCGTGTCGCGGGCCATCGGCGCCGTGGTCGCCGAGACCGGGCGGCTCTCCGCGGCGGTGGAGGCCGGGCGGCTCGACGTGCGCGGCGACCTCGCGCGCGTCGATCCCGACTTCCGCCCCGTGGTCCAGGGCCTCAACGCCACCATGGAGGCCTACGCGGGCCCGATCCGGATGGCCGCGGACTGCGTCACCCGGATCGCGCAGGGCGAGATCCCCGCGCCCATCACGGATCGGTACGAGGGCGACTTCGACCGGATCAAGCAGGCGCTCAACGGCTGCAGCGCGAGCCTCTCCAGCGTCCTCGGCGCCATGGAGGCGATGGGCCGGGCGCAGGGCGAGGGCGACATCGAGGCCTTCGTGGAGGAGGAGCGCTTCCAGGGCGTGTACCGCAGCGTGGCGGCGAGCATGAACGGCGCGGTGCGCACGCACGTCTCCGCGATCCTCGAGATGCTCACCACCTTCGGCGCCTACGGCGAGGGGGACTTCGAGCCGAGGCTGGCGCCGCGCAAGGGCAAGCAGGTGGTCGCGAACGAGACCTGCGACCGGATCCGCGACAACCTCCGCGCGGTCGCGGCCGAGGTCCAGGCGCTCACCGCCGCCGCGGCCGAGGGGCGCCTCGCCACGCGCGCCGACGCCGCCCGGTTCCAGGGCGACTGGCGCACGCTGGTCGAGGGCGTCAACGGGACGCTCGACGCCATCGTCGGGCCGCTCAAGGTGGCGTCGAACGCGGTGGACGCCATCTCCCGCGGCGCCATCCCGCCGCCGGTCGCCGAGCCGTGGACGGGCGACTTCATCCGGCTGAAGGACCACCTGAACGGCTGCATCGGCGCGGTGAACGCGCTCGTCGCCGACGCGAACGCGCTCGCCGAGGCCGCGGTCGCCGGCCGCCTCGACGCGCGGTCCGACGCCTCCCGCCACCAGGGCGACTTCCGCCGGATCGTGGAGGGCGTCAACCGCACCCTCGACGCGGTGCTCGCGCCCGTCGAGGAGGCCGCCCGCGTGCTGGAGAAGCTGGCGCACCGCGACCTGCGGGCGCGGGTCCAGGGCAGCTACCAGGGGGACCACGCCCGGATCGCCGAGTCGGTCAACGGCACCGCCACGGCGCTCCACGACGCGCTCGCGCAGGTGAACGAGACGGTGCAGCAGGTGTCCAGCGCCGCGGCGCAGATCGCCGCCTCCTCGCAGGCGGTGGCCTCCGGCGCCTCGCAGCAGGCCTCCTCGCTGGAGCAGACCTCCAGCTCCATCGAGGAGGTCTCCGGAATGACCAAGCAGTCCTCGGACAACGCGCAGCAGGCCAACCAGCTCGCGGTCACCGCGCGCGGCGCCGCCACCGACGGGGCCACCGCGGTGGAGCAGATGCAGGGCGCCATGGCGCGCATCAAGGCGTCGGCCGAGGGCACCGCGCAGATCATCAAGGACATCAACGAGATCGCGTTCCAGACCAACCTGCTCGCGCTCAACGCGGCGGTGGAGGCGGCCCGCGCCGGCGAGGCCGGCCGCGGCTTCGCGGTCGTCGCCGAGGAGGTGCGCTCGCTCGCGCTCCGCTCCAAGGAGGCCGCCACCAAGACCGAGGCCCTCATCCGCGACTCGGTGAAGCAGGCCGGCGAGGGCGAGGTCACCGCGCGCCACGTGGCCGGCAAGCTCGGCGAGATCGTGCAGGGCATCGGCAAGGTCACCGACATCGTCTCGGAGATCGCCGCCGCCGCGCGGGAGCAGTCGGCCGGCATCGAGCAGGTGAACAAGGCCATCGCCGAGATGGACAAGGTCACGCAGCAGAACGCCGCCTCCGCGGAGGAGTCCTCCTCCGCGGCGTCGGAGCTGTCGGGCCAGTCGGAGGAGCTCGCGGCCATGGTGGGCGCGTTCCAGCTCGACCGCGCGCGCGCGGCGGCGCCCCGCCGCCCGGCCGCCGCGCCGGCGCGACCGGCCGCGCCCAGCCCGGGCCTGCGCCCCCGCAACGGGGCGGGCGCCGCGGGCGCGAACGGCGCGGCCCCGGCCGCGGGCGCGCGCGCCCTGGCCGAGCAGGCGTTCCCGATGGAAGACGACGCCGACATCCGGGACTTCTAG
- a CDS encoding chemotaxis protein CheD, translated as MSLVTVGIGDLAVTGDPRAVIVTHGLGSCIALVAWDPGLRVGGMLHFQLPASALSPERALDAPGTFADTGIPLLFHRLYARGCRKEALVVKAAGGGSFNDRGGAFDIGRRNHAAMWRILRHARVAVVAEDVGGSRSRTVRLFLDSGRVTVQSGDQVAPL; from the coding sequence GTGAGCCTCGTCACCGTGGGCATCGGCGATCTGGCGGTGACCGGCGATCCCCGCGCGGTGATCGTCACCCACGGCCTGGGCTCCTGCATCGCGCTCGTGGCCTGGGATCCGGGCCTGCGCGTGGGCGGCATGCTGCACTTCCAGCTGCCCGCCTCCGCGCTCTCCCCCGAGCGCGCCCTCGACGCGCCCGGCACGTTCGCCGACACCGGGATCCCGCTGCTGTTCCACCGCCTGTACGCCCGCGGCTGCCGGAAGGAGGCGCTGGTGGTGAAGGCGGCCGGGGGCGGGAGCTTCAACGACCGCGGCGGCGCGTTCGACATCGGCCGCCGGAACCACGCCGCGATGTGGCGCATCCTGCGGCACGCGCGGGTGGCGGTCGTCGCCGAGGACGTGGGCGGCTCCCGCTCGCGGACGGTGCGGCTGTTCCTGGACTCGGGCCGGGTCACGGTCCAGTCGGGCGACCAGGTCGCGCCGCTCTGA
- a CDS encoding chemotaxis protein CheA, whose product MSGGSGAEAREALAAAVVAADAADPGSLGDLGRALAAAAAAGALEGALAGEVGALGRALEGEGAAAALARLSELLGGGESARPAPAAPELPAAARATRDADTLELIADFLEEGLDGLARADETLLAVEREGPHPDRTNALFRVFHTIKGVAGFLELSEIVSLAHTAETLLDHVRSGRLALAGEAFDVTFEATAALRSLLERLRQAVDARADLQPDARVPGLVERIAAASAAAEAAGEAVEAAEAVSAQGSAPAALQLVPEPAAAEPAAEPGPPAAPAAASHPVGGQLRETVKVDLERVDSMVEMIGELIIVESMVVHAPELAGVASLRLRNSLNQMTKISRDLQNVAMRMRMVPVRGAFQKMGRLVRDLSRRTGKEVVLETSGEDTEMDRSMVERIEDPLVHLVRNALDHGIEPEAERLAAGKPARSTLRLSAYHEGGSIVVELRDDGRGLQRERILRKARERGLVGDGQELSDAEVHALVFLPGFSTAASVTEISGRGVGMDVVKRNVEGMRGRVTVGSQPGAGTTFRLVLPLTLAIIDGMLVSCGGETYILPSLSIVESLRPTEQMIRRAAGRGEVIDVRGEILPLLRLHRLLGARETAAAADDLRVVVVEGLGRKAGLVVDDVITQQQVVIKPLGSGIGDTDFLSGAAILSDGRVGLILNVDRLAGLASRDAAAGRGARRAAGA is encoded by the coding sequence ATGTCCGGAGGATCAGGGGCCGAGGCGCGCGAGGCGCTCGCGGCCGCGGTGGTGGCGGCGGACGCGGCGGATCCGGGCTCGCTCGGCGACCTCGGGCGGGCGCTGGCCGCGGCCGCCGCGGCCGGCGCGCTGGAGGGAGCGCTGGCCGGGGAGGTCGGTGCGCTCGGGCGCGCGCTCGAGGGCGAGGGCGCCGCGGCGGCGCTCGCGCGGCTCTCCGAGCTGCTCGGGGGCGGCGAGTCCGCCCGTCCGGCGCCGGCCGCGCCCGAGCTGCCCGCGGCCGCGCGCGCGACCCGCGACGCGGACACGCTCGAGCTCATCGCGGACTTCCTGGAGGAGGGGCTCGACGGGCTGGCCCGCGCCGACGAGACGCTCCTCGCCGTCGAGCGGGAGGGGCCGCACCCGGACCGGACGAACGCGCTGTTCCGCGTCTTCCACACCATCAAGGGCGTGGCCGGCTTCCTGGAGCTCTCCGAGATCGTCTCGCTCGCGCACACCGCCGAGACCCTGCTCGACCACGTCCGGAGCGGCCGGCTGGCGCTGGCGGGCGAGGCCTTCGACGTGACCTTCGAGGCGACCGCCGCGCTGCGGAGCCTGCTGGAGCGGCTGCGCCAGGCGGTGGACGCGCGGGCCGACCTCCAGCCCGACGCGCGCGTGCCGGGGCTGGTCGAGCGGATCGCGGCGGCGAGCGCGGCCGCGGAGGCGGCCGGCGAGGCGGTGGAGGCGGCGGAGGCGGTGAGCGCGCAGGGCAGCGCGCCGGCGGCGCTGCAGCTGGTCCCCGAGCCCGCAGCCGCGGAGCCCGCGGCCGAGCCCGGACCTCCGGCCGCGCCCGCGGCCGCCTCGCACCCGGTCGGCGGCCAGCTCCGCGAGACCGTGAAGGTGGACCTGGAGCGGGTGGACTCGATGGTGGAGATGATCGGCGAGCTCATCATCGTCGAGTCGATGGTGGTGCACGCGCCGGAGCTGGCGGGGGTGGCCTCCCTGCGCCTGCGCAACTCGCTCAACCAGATGACGAAGATCAGCCGGGACCTGCAGAACGTGGCCATGCGGATGCGCATGGTCCCGGTGCGCGGCGCGTTCCAGAAGATGGGCCGGCTGGTCCGCGACCTCTCGCGCCGGACCGGCAAGGAGGTGGTGCTCGAGACCTCCGGCGAGGACACCGAGATGGACCGCAGCATGGTCGAGCGCATCGAGGACCCGCTCGTCCACCTGGTGCGGAACGCGCTCGACCACGGCATCGAGCCCGAGGCGGAGCGCCTCGCCGCGGGCAAGCCGGCCCGCTCCACCCTGCGCCTCTCGGCGTACCACGAGGGCGGCTCGATCGTGGTGGAGCTGAGGGACGACGGGCGCGGGCTGCAGCGCGAGCGGATCCTGCGCAAGGCCCGGGAGCGCGGGCTGGTGGGCGACGGGCAGGAGCTGTCCGACGCCGAGGTCCACGCGCTGGTCTTCCTCCCCGGCTTCTCCACCGCCGCCAGCGTCACCGAGATCTCCGGCCGCGGCGTGGGCATGGACGTGGTGAAGCGCAACGTGGAGGGGATGCGCGGCCGGGTGACGGTGGGCTCGCAGCCGGGCGCGGGGACCACCTTCCGCCTGGTGCTCCCGCTCACCCTCGCCATCATCGACGGCATGCTCGTCTCCTGCGGCGGCGAGACCTACATCCTGCCCAGCCTCTCCATCGTCGAGTCGCTGCGGCCCACCGAGCAGATGATCCGGCGCGCCGCCGGCCGCGGCGAGGTGATCGACGTCCGGGGCGAGATCCTGCCGCTCCTGCGCCTGCACCGGCTGCTCGGCGCCCGCGAGACCGCGGCCGCGGCGGACGACCTGCGGGTGGTGGTGGTGGAAGGGCTGGGGCGCAAGGCCGGGCTGGTGGTGGACGACGTGATCACCCAGCAGCAGGTGGTGATCAAGCCGCTCGGGAGCGGGATCGGCGACACCGACTTCCTCTCCGGCGCGGCCATCCTGTCGGACGGCAGGGTGGGGCTCATCCTGAACGTGGACCGGCTGGCGGGCCTCGCGTCGCGCGACGCGGCGGCCGGGCGCGGCGCGCGGCGCGCGGCGGGGGCCTAG
- a CDS encoding protein-glutamate methylesterase/protein-glutamine glutaminase, with protein sequence MDAGPAPAREPRRIRVLVVDDSAVVRNVFQQELSADPGIEVVGTAPDPFAARDLILERAPDVITLDVEMPRMDGITFLHKIMRYRPTPVIVVSSLTPAGGALALEALAAGACDVMCKPGAAYSVGEMTADLVEKVKEAAAAGVRAPAPLPPPDRAATPRALARTTLQVVAIGASTGGTVAIERILAALPPGAPGIVVTQHMPELFTRYFANRLRDRSGLDAREAQGGESVVPGTVLVAPGSRHMLLRRSGARYVVEIKDGPRVNRHRPSVDVMFRSVARAAGPNAIGVILTGMGGDGAQGLRAMRDAGARTVAQDEASCVVYGMPKVAVELGAVERSLPLDRIAPEILRLAGEAGG encoded by the coding sequence GTGGACGCCGGTCCCGCGCCAGCCCGCGAGCCCCGGCGCATCCGGGTGCTGGTGGTGGACGACTCCGCGGTCGTGCGGAACGTCTTCCAGCAGGAGCTCTCCGCCGACCCCGGCATCGAGGTGGTGGGGACCGCGCCGGATCCGTTCGCGGCGCGCGACCTCATCCTGGAGCGCGCGCCCGACGTCATCACGCTGGACGTCGAGATGCCGCGCATGGACGGCATCACGTTCCTGCACAAGATCATGCGCTACCGGCCCACGCCGGTGATCGTGGTCTCCTCGCTGACGCCGGCCGGCGGCGCCCTCGCGCTCGAGGCGCTCGCCGCCGGCGCCTGCGACGTCATGTGCAAGCCCGGCGCGGCGTACTCGGTGGGCGAGATGACCGCCGACCTGGTCGAGAAGGTGAAGGAGGCCGCCGCCGCGGGCGTGCGCGCGCCGGCGCCGCTCCCCCCGCCGGACCGCGCGGCCACGCCCCGCGCCCTGGCGCGGACCACGCTCCAGGTGGTCGCCATCGGCGCCTCCACCGGCGGCACCGTCGCGATCGAGCGGATCCTGGCGGCGCTCCCGCCCGGCGCGCCCGGCATCGTCGTCACGCAGCACATGCCGGAGCTGTTCACCCGCTACTTCGCGAACCGGCTGCGCGACCGGTCCGGCCTGGACGCGCGCGAGGCGCAGGGCGGCGAGTCGGTGGTGCCCGGCACGGTGCTGGTCGCGCCCGGCAGCCGGCACATGCTGCTCCGCCGCTCCGGCGCCCGCTACGTGGTGGAGATCAAGGACGGCCCGCGGGTGAACCGCCACCGGCCCTCGGTGGACGTGATGTTCCGCTCGGTGGCGCGCGCGGCCGGGCCGAACGCCATCGGCGTGATCCTCACCGGGATGGGCGGCGACGGCGCGCAGGGGCTGCGCGCCATGCGCGACGCGGGGGCCAGGACGGTCGCGCAGGACGAGGCGTCCTGCGTGGTGTACGGGATGCCGAAGGTGGCCGTCGAGCTGGGCGCGGTGGAGCGGTCGCTGCCGCTCGACCGGATCGCGCCCGAGATCCTGAGGCTGGCCGGCGAGGCGGGCGGCTGA
- a CDS encoding chemotaxis protein CheW has protein sequence MTTELAKTDGAAGTATELGRRLAGKYMTFQLAREEYGIEILTVREIIGLLEITRVPRTRDFIRGVINLRGKVIPVIDLRLKFGMERCEPTDQTVVIVVHCAVDGRPLTMGLLVDQVLEVLSIGPAMIEPAPALGQAAPEEDFILGVGKHERRIVFLLDIARILSSDDARELGRASAAGAAAGPTPGTETTGDAP, from the coding sequence GTGACGACGGAGCTGGCGAAGACCGACGGAGCGGCGGGCACGGCGACGGAGCTGGGCCGCCGGCTCGCCGGGAAGTACATGACGTTCCAGCTCGCGCGCGAGGAGTACGGGATCGAGATCCTCACCGTGCGCGAGATCATCGGGCTGCTGGAGATCACCCGCGTCCCGCGCACGCGCGACTTCATCCGCGGCGTGATCAACCTGCGCGGCAAGGTCATCCCGGTCATCGACCTGCGGCTCAAGTTCGGCATGGAGCGGTGCGAGCCCACCGACCAGACCGTCGTCATCGTGGTGCACTGCGCGGTGGACGGGAGGCCGCTCACCATGGGGCTGCTGGTGGACCAGGTGCTCGAGGTCCTCTCCATCGGCCCGGCGATGATCGAGCCGGCGCCCGCGCTGGGGCAGGCCGCGCCGGAGGAGGACTTCATCCTCGGCGTCGGCAAGCACGAGCGGCGCATCGTGTTCCTGCTCGACATCGCTCGCATCCTCTCCTCGGACGACGCCCGCGAGCTGGGCCGCGCGTCCGCCGCCGGCGCGGCCGCCGGCCCCACCCCTGGCACCGAGACGACGGGAGACGCGCCATGA